A genomic stretch from Paraburkholderia dioscoreae includes:
- a CDS encoding CHASE2 domain-containing protein, translating into MPTTSTRLSLDPRARLGRRAGRRFLIEWVGIGCLGIVVILLSSLGRLSASVDHLVYDRFLSLHAQPLLRDIVVLEIDNASIAQLGRWPWPRSVHAKLLEQIAKAKPAAVIYDVLFTEANPQDAELARAIALSPTYLPVLLTAPDSGGRRAVVEPVAPFAQAAAGLGHINLEVDSDGIVRSVAQYEGDADSRWPQLMVPVAQAVEHGALHLNGGQPRHASTTTTTVAAPDDGGESRFLIPFGRNAQSYPKLSFASVLAGDVTPDQLRGRIVLIGVTASGLYDRFATPVSGELGPLPGVYIHANVLDTLLTGREIEPAARWALFAVSLLPLAALLAGFLVLSPRRSLLLTGALCLLAASGSAVLLYGARLWMSPVPAIVGVVAVYPIWNWRRLEMTMAYLREELQRLADEPHLLPETPQRRREFGGDVLEQHMALMAQAAQRVQDMKRFVWDSLDSMPEPILVSDVRGVVLIANHAAKAHFAHLGAPLEGRPMQAVLGGLTLVKTIDSDAASDAENNLLARAHWPAPLDPARREFAALMAHGVEVRDARERDHLLRYANCTNEQGETTGWIAGLVDVSALHAAERQREDALRLLSHDMRSPQASILALVEIERARSEPVLARALLERIERYAQRALTLADDFVQLARAESQTYMLEPVSLTELLIDASDEVWPQAHAKRITLHTETATADAADDGHWIYADRSLMTRALVNILNNAVKYSPPDTRIVCSLASLTPKAGPGATRRVSCTIRDQGYGIPKDRQAGLFERFRRFHETERPEVGGAGLGMAFVKTVVTRHGGDVEVASEPGRGTAFTIRLPVLEDAQSGASVTERT; encoded by the coding sequence TTGCCGACCACCTCTACGCGCCTGAGCCTCGACCCGCGCGCCCGTCTCGGACGGCGCGCCGGCCGCCGCTTCCTGATCGAATGGGTGGGCATCGGCTGTCTCGGCATCGTGGTGATTCTGCTCAGTTCGCTCGGCCGCCTGAGCGCGAGCGTCGATCATCTGGTCTACGACCGCTTTCTGAGCCTGCACGCACAGCCTTTGCTGCGCGACATCGTCGTGCTCGAAATCGACAACGCGAGCATCGCGCAACTTGGCCGCTGGCCGTGGCCGCGCAGTGTCCACGCGAAGCTGCTCGAACAGATCGCGAAAGCGAAGCCCGCCGCGGTGATCTACGACGTGCTGTTCACCGAGGCCAATCCGCAGGACGCCGAGCTGGCCCGCGCTATCGCGCTGAGTCCGACCTATCTGCCGGTGCTGCTCACCGCGCCTGACAGCGGCGGGCGCCGGGCCGTGGTCGAGCCGGTGGCGCCGTTCGCGCAAGCGGCGGCGGGGCTGGGCCATATCAATCTCGAAGTCGACAGCGACGGCATTGTGCGCAGCGTCGCGCAATACGAGGGCGACGCCGATTCACGCTGGCCGCAATTGATGGTGCCGGTCGCCCAGGCGGTCGAGCATGGCGCGCTGCACCTGAATGGCGGGCAGCCCCGCCATGCTTCGACCACGACCACGACCGTGGCCGCGCCCGACGACGGCGGCGAAAGCCGCTTCCTGATCCCATTCGGCCGGAATGCGCAGAGCTACCCGAAGCTGAGTTTCGCCAGCGTGCTCGCCGGCGACGTGACGCCGGACCAGTTGCGCGGCCGCATCGTGCTGATCGGCGTGACCGCGTCCGGTTTGTACGACCGCTTTGCGACGCCGGTGTCCGGCGAACTCGGGCCGCTGCCCGGCGTGTATATCCATGCAAACGTGCTCGACACGCTGCTTACCGGCCGCGAGATCGAGCCGGCCGCGCGGTGGGCGCTGTTCGCGGTGTCGCTGCTGCCGCTTGCCGCGCTGCTGGCCGGTTTTCTGGTGTTGTCGCCGCGCCGTTCGCTGCTGCTGACCGGCGCGCTGTGCCTGCTTGCGGCGTCCGGCAGCGCCGTCTTGCTCTACGGTGCGCGGCTCTGGATGTCGCCGGTGCCGGCGATCGTCGGCGTGGTGGCGGTTTATCCGATCTGGAACTGGCGGCGCCTGGAAATGACAATGGCGTATCTGCGCGAAGAACTGCAACGTCTCGCCGACGAACCCCACCTGCTGCCGGAAACGCCGCAGCGCCGCCGCGAGTTCGGCGGCGACGTGCTGGAGCAGCACATGGCGCTGATGGCGCAGGCCGCGCAGCGCGTGCAGGACATGAAGCGTTTCGTGTGGGACAGCCTCGACAGCATGCCGGAGCCGATCCTCGTTAGCGACGTGCGCGGCGTCGTGCTGATCGCGAACCACGCCGCCAAGGCGCATTTCGCGCACCTCGGCGCGCCGCTCGAAGGCCGTCCGATGCAGGCCGTGCTGGGCGGCCTGACGCTCGTGAAGACGATCGACAGCGACGCGGCGTCGGACGCCGAAAACAATCTGCTCGCCCGCGCGCACTGGCCGGCGCCGCTCGATCCGGCGCGCCGCGAATTCGCCGCGTTGATGGCGCACGGCGTCGAGGTGCGCGACGCCCGCGAGCGCGACCATTTGCTGCGCTACGCGAACTGCACCAACGAGCAGGGCGAGACCACCGGCTGGATCGCGGGCCTCGTCGACGTGTCGGCCCTGCATGCGGCCGAGCGTCAGCGGGAAGACGCGCTGCGGCTCCTGTCGCACGACATGCGCTCGCCGCAGGCGTCGATTCTGGCGCTGGTGGAGATCGAGCGCGCCCGCAGCGAGCCGGTGCTCGCGCGCGCCTTGCTGGAGCGCATCGAACGCTACGCGCAGCGTGCCCTCACGCTGGCCGACGACTTCGTGCAACTGGCGCGTGCCGAATCGCAAACCTATATGCTGGAACCGGTGAGTCTGACCGAGTTGCTGATCGACGCCAGCGACGAAGTCTGGCCGCAGGCGCACGCCAAGCGCATCACGCTGCACACGGAAACGGCAACCGCCGACGCTGCCGACGACGGTCACTGGATCTACGCCGACCGTTCGCTGATGACGCGCGCGCTCGTCAACATTCTGAACAACGCGGTGAAGTACAGTCCGCCGGATACGCGGATCGTCTGCAGTCTTGCGAGCCTGACGCCGAAGGCCGGGCCGGGCGCGACGAGGCGCGTGTCGTGCACGATTCGCGACCAGGGCTACGGCATTCCGAAGGATCGGCAGGCGGGTCTGTTCGAGCGTTTCCGGCGCTTTCACGAAACCGAGCGGCCGGAAGTGGGCGGCGCGGGGCTCGGCATGGCGTTCGTCAAGACGGTCGTCACGCGTCACGGCGGCGATGTCGAAGTGGCCAGCGAACCCGGCCGCGGCACGGCATTTACGATCCGCCTGCCGGTGCTCGAAGACGCGCAGTCGGGCGCCTCCGTCACGGAGCGGACATGA
- a CDS encoding DUF4136 domain-containing protein has protein sequence MTHEHAPYRSEKMVKAILICAALAAASLTGCAGLSADVHTADATHAAAALQGERTYAIARMPSQEASAEHPRFESLLADELAKQGFAATTGQSARYLLSIAYDTRPATIGVGEKGCMASDCGRAPDAPFSLLGGPAYRHALTLRFFERVSGQEVYKVSASSSDRDADPQHAMPALVKSALARFPFDAPPDWRVKLRTDETSGVPKVVSVKPLQP, from the coding sequence ATGACGCATGAACACGCACCTTATCGAAGCGAGAAGATGGTGAAAGCGATCCTGATCTGTGCCGCGCTGGCCGCGGCGAGTCTCACCGGCTGCGCAGGCCTGAGTGCCGACGTGCATACCGCCGACGCCACCCATGCCGCCGCCGCGCTGCAAGGCGAACGGACCTACGCGATCGCGCGCATGCCGTCGCAGGAGGCCAGCGCGGAGCATCCGCGATTCGAAAGCCTGCTGGCGGATGAGCTTGCAAAGCAGGGTTTTGCCGCAACGACGGGGCAGTCCGCGCGTTATCTGCTCTCGATTGCTTACGACACGCGCCCGGCGACGATCGGCGTCGGCGAAAAAGGCTGCATGGCGAGCGACTGCGGGCGCGCGCCCGACGCGCCGTTCTCGCTGTTGGGCGGGCCGGCCTACCGGCACGCGCTCACGTTGCGGTTTTTCGAGCGCGTGAGCGGGCAGGAGGTTTATAAAGTCAGTGCGTCCAGCAGCGATCGCGATGCGGATCCGCAGCATGCCATGCCGGCGCTCGTCAAAAGCGCGCTGGCCAGATTTCCCTTCGACGCACCGCCCGACTGGCGGGTGAAACTGCGCACAGACGAGACGAGTGGCGTGCCGAAGGTCGTGTCGGTGAAGCCGCTTCAGCCGTGA
- the bluB gene encoding 5,6-dimethylbenzimidazole synthase translates to MAKPFDESERDAVYRAIYERRDMRHFVRDPVDPAVLQRLLGAAHHAPSVGFMQPWRIARITDPVLRKALHDAVETERLATADALGKRREEFMKLKVEGMLDCGELLVMALMDGRERHIFGRRTLPEMDLASVACAIQNMWLAARAEGLGMGWVSLFDLDAVRRLLRMPEGARPVAILCLGHVDQFYSEPMLETERWASRLPLADCVFENRWPEADNEPRNEPG, encoded by the coding sequence ATGGCGAAGCCTTTTGACGAATCGGAGCGCGACGCCGTCTACCGCGCGATTTACGAACGCCGCGACATGCGTCATTTCGTGCGCGATCCGGTCGATCCGGCCGTGCTGCAACGCCTGCTCGGCGCGGCGCATCACGCGCCGAGCGTCGGCTTCATGCAGCCGTGGCGGATCGCGCGGATCACCGACCCCGTTTTGCGCAAGGCCTTGCACGACGCCGTGGAAACCGAACGCCTCGCCACCGCCGACGCGCTCGGCAAACGCCGCGAAGAGTTCATGAAGCTGAAAGTGGAAGGCATGCTGGACTGCGGCGAGCTGCTGGTGATGGCGCTGATGGACGGGCGCGAGCGGCACATATTCGGCCGCCGGACCTTGCCGGAGATGGACCTCGCGTCGGTGGCGTGCGCGATCCAGAACATGTGGCTCGCGGCACGCGCGGAAGGTCTGGGTATGGGCTGGGTGTCGCTATTCGACCTCGACGCGGTGCGCCGGTTGCTGCGCATGCCCGAAGGCGCGCGGCCCGTGGCGATTCTGTGTCTGGGCCATGTCGACCAGTTCTATAGCGAGCCGATGCTGGAAACCGAACGCTGGGCGAGCCGTTTGCCGCTCGCCGACTGCGTATTCGAAAACCGCTGGCCGGAAGCGGACAACGAACCGCGCAACGAGCCCGGATGA
- a CDS encoding cobyrinate a,c-diamide synthase, which translates to MSAPPKGTSPEASPEETSLGACPALFISAPASGQGKTTITAGLARYHRRLGRRVRVFKTGPDFLDPMILARASGAPVFSLDLWMVGEAACRTLLAQAAAQADLILIEGVMGLFDGTPSSADLATTFGVPVLAVISAKAMAQTFGAVAFGLAQFRPQVPFYGVLANRVGSTRHAQMLQEALPPGLRWCGHIAAGDEIGLPDRHLGLHQADEIDDLDARLDHVADTLGGTALCELPPPVEFGMPARQSLPRLLEGKTIAIARDAAFSFIYPANVALLESLGARIGYFSPLADEAPPEHADALYLPGGYPELHAAALAANTRSAAGIRAHASAGKPLVAECGGMLYLLDRLTDTQGVSTPMLGLLPGHATMQTRFTALGMQQIDSRHGPMTGHTFHYSKLNTPLTPLCSATRPQSDAPGEAVYRAGSIVASYMHAYWPSNPAFAAALFHGEAF; encoded by the coding sequence ATGTCCGCGCCTCCCAAGGGCACGTCCCCCGAAGCGTCTCCCGAGGAGACGTCCCTTGGAGCGTGCCCCGCCCTCTTTATCAGCGCGCCCGCATCCGGCCAGGGCAAGACCACGATCACCGCGGGTCTGGCGCGCTATCACCGGCGGCTGGGGCGACGCGTGCGCGTCTTCAAGACCGGACCGGACTTTCTCGATCCGATGATTCTGGCGCGCGCAAGCGGCGCGCCCGTCTTCTCGCTCGATCTGTGGATGGTGGGCGAAGCCGCCTGCCGCACGCTGCTCGCGCAAGCGGCGGCGCAAGCCGATCTGATCCTGATCGAAGGCGTAATGGGCCTGTTCGACGGCACGCCGAGCAGCGCCGATCTCGCCACCACGTTCGGCGTGCCGGTGCTCGCGGTGATTTCAGCGAAGGCGATGGCGCAGACCTTCGGCGCGGTCGCTTTCGGTCTCGCGCAATTCCGGCCGCAGGTGCCGTTTTACGGCGTGCTCGCCAATCGCGTCGGCTCCACGCGACATGCGCAGATGCTTCAGGAAGCGTTGCCGCCGGGACTGCGCTGGTGCGGGCACATTGCCGCCGGCGACGAAATCGGGTTGCCCGATCGTCACCTGGGCTTGCACCAGGCAGACGAAATCGACGACCTCGACGCGCGTCTCGATCACGTCGCCGACACGCTCGGCGGCACCGCGCTCTGCGAACTGCCGCCGCCGGTCGAATTCGGCATGCCAGCCCGGCAGAGCTTGCCGCGCCTGCTGGAAGGCAAAACGATCGCCATCGCGCGCGACGCCGCGTTCTCGTTCATCTATCCGGCCAACGTCGCGCTGCTGGAATCCCTTGGCGCGCGGATCGGCTACTTCTCGCCGCTCGCCGACGAAGCCCCGCCCGAACACGCCGACGCGCTGTATCTGCCAGGCGGCTACCCCGAACTGCACGCCGCGGCGCTCGCGGCCAACACCCGCAGCGCCGCCGGCATTCGTGCGCACGCGAGCGCCGGCAAGCCGCTCGTCGCCGAATGCGGCGGCATGCTCTATCTGCTCGACCGGCTCACCGACACGCAAGGCGTGAGCACGCCGATGCTCGGCCTGCTGCCCGGCCACGCGACAATGCAAACGCGCTTCACCGCGCTCGGCATGCAGCAGATCGACAGCCGGCACGGGCCGATGACCGGCCACACGTTTCACTACTCGAAGCTGAACACCCCGCTCACGCCGCTTTGTTCGGCCACCCGGCCGCAAAGCGACGCACCCGGCGAGGCCGTCTACCGTGCCGGCTCGATCGTGGCGAGCTATATGCACGCTTATTGGCCCTCCAACCCGGCCTTTGCGGCCGCCCTGTTCCATGGCGAAGCCTTTTGA
- the cobO gene encoding cob(I)yrinic acid a,c-diamide adenosyltransferase, whose protein sequence is MKTDPESHQRMTERRREGHEKKQANATVEKGLLIVNTGTGKGKTTAAFGMAVRVLGHGMRLGVVQFIKGALHTSERDFLGAIANCDFVTMGDGYTWNTQNRDADIATARKGWDEARRMIESGDYQMVILDELNTVLKYEYLPLDEVLSVLTARAPMLHVVVTGRHAPDALIEAADLVTEMRIVKHPYREQGVKAQRGVEF, encoded by the coding sequence ATGAAGACCGATCCCGAATCGCATCAACGCATGACCGAGCGCCGACGCGAGGGCCATGAGAAAAAGCAGGCCAACGCCACGGTCGAAAAAGGTCTGCTGATCGTCAATACCGGCACGGGCAAGGGCAAAACCACCGCCGCGTTCGGCATGGCCGTGCGCGTGCTGGGTCACGGCATGCGCCTCGGCGTCGTGCAGTTCATCAAGGGCGCGCTGCACACGTCAGAGCGCGACTTTCTCGGCGCGATCGCCAACTGCGATTTCGTCACGATGGGCGACGGCTACACCTGGAACACGCAGAACCGCGACGCCGACATCGCGACGGCGCGCAAAGGCTGGGACGAAGCGCGCCGCATGATCGAAAGCGGCGACTACCAGATGGTGATCCTCGACGAACTGAACACGGTGCTCAAGTACGAATATCTGCCGCTCGACGAAGTCCTGTCGGTGCTCACCGCACGCGCGCCAATGCTGCATGTGGTGGTGACCGGCCGTCACGCGCCTGATGCGCTGATCGAAGCCGCCGATCTCGTCACCGAAATGCGCATCGTCAAGCATCCGTATCGCGAGCAGGGCGTGAAAGCGCAGCGCGGCGTGGAGTTCTGA
- a CDS encoding cobalamin biosynthesis protein translates to MKTLSVGIGCRLHSAAGQIEAAVRAALGPHSFDEIATVASIDTKAHEAGLLEFCARHALPLTFFSSEQIAALPIAEPSSAVREHLGVDGVCEPCALLAATTRRGETAAFHAHRARLLVRKTVHAGVTVAIASSAAHAERDHPNNDTQEQNLP, encoded by the coding sequence ATGAAAACGCTGAGCGTAGGCATTGGTTGTCGCTTGCACAGCGCGGCTGGGCAGATCGAAGCAGCGGTGCGCGCCGCGCTCGGCCCGCATTCCTTCGACGAAATCGCCACCGTGGCCTCGATCGATACCAAAGCCCACGAAGCCGGCCTGCTCGAATTCTGCGCTCGCCATGCACTGCCGCTGACATTCTTCAGCAGTGAGCAGATCGCGGCGCTGCCCATAGCGGAGCCGTCAAGCGCGGTGCGCGAGCATCTCGGCGTGGACGGCGTCTGCGAGCCGTGCGCCTTGCTTGCAGCAACGACCAGACGCGGCGAAACCGCCGCTTTTCATGCGCATCGAGCACGGCTTCTCGTGCGCAAAACCGTCCATGCCGGCGTTACCGTGGCGATCGCCTCGAGCGCCGCCCACGCTGAACGCGACCACCCTAACAACGACACTCAGGAACAGAACCTGCCATGA
- the cobA gene encoding uroporphyrinogen-III C-methyltransferase gives MTRAWLIGAGPGDVELMTLKATRALAQADVVLVDDLVNPDVLQFARADARVVHVGKRGGHPSTPQEGIVAQLLEHVRAGRSVARLKGGDPFVFGRGGEEQQALHAAGIEVEVINGITAGIAAPAAIGIPVTHRDHAQGVVFVTGHGAGSAEPDWAALVATRMTLVIYMGMRRLSEIVDALLAAGMSAEMPCAAIESATRPEQRHVLARLGEFAGRVSRAGLGSPAIVVIGGVASLALARDAAYAKTATLPANGDVP, from the coding sequence ATGACCCGCGCCTGGCTGATCGGCGCCGGTCCCGGCGACGTCGAACTCATGACGCTCAAGGCCACCCGTGCATTGGCACAAGCCGATGTAGTGCTGGTCGACGATCTGGTGAATCCCGACGTACTCCAGTTCGCGCGCGCCGACGCACGCGTCGTCCATGTCGGCAAACGCGGCGGACATCCGTCCACACCGCAGGAAGGCATCGTCGCGCAATTGCTCGAGCACGTGCGGGCCGGGCGCAGCGTCGCGCGCCTGAAAGGCGGCGATCCGTTCGTGTTCGGCCGGGGCGGCGAAGAACAGCAGGCGCTGCATGCGGCGGGCATCGAGGTGGAAGTCATCAACGGCATTACGGCGGGAATCGCGGCACCTGCGGCAATCGGCATTCCGGTCACGCATCGCGACCACGCGCAAGGCGTGGTGTTCGTCACCGGGCACGGCGCGGGCAGCGCTGAGCCGGACTGGGCCGCGCTGGTGGCCACGCGCATGACACTCGTGATCTACATGGGCATGCGGCGCCTGAGCGAAATCGTCGACGCGTTGCTCGCGGCCGGCATGAGCGCCGAAATGCCGTGCGCGGCGATCGAATCGGCGACCCGTCCCGAGCAACGCCATGTGCTCGCGCGGCTCGGTGAGTTTGCCGGGCGCGTCTCGCGTGCGGGACTCGGCTCGCCGGCGATCGTGGTAATTGGCGGTGTGGCGTCGCTCGCGTTGGCGCGCGACGCTGCGTATGCCAAGACTGCAACGTTGCCGGCGAACGGAGACGTACCATGA
- the cobW gene encoding cobalamin biosynthesis protein CobW produces the protein MQTQMRKIPVTIVTGFLGSGKTTLLRHILQHAGGKRIAVIVNEFGELGIDGEILKGCGIGCDENGVETEGQLYELANGCLCCTVQEEFFPVMEKLVERRDQIDHVLIETSGLALPKPLVQAFNWPQIKNSFTVDAVVTVVDGPAAASGQFADNPLAVDAQRKADPNLDHESPLHELFEDQLSAADLVILNKTDLLDDAQQSAVELSIREEIPPQVKIVRAQMGQLDLHALLGLEAASEDTIHLRHDHHGSAEDADHHHDEFDSVVVHANAPSREAVIAALQGLVETNTIYRVKGFAALPGAAMRLVIQGVGRRFDSYFDRRWQAGESGPSRFVLIGEDLDQAALQRAFDTALGVPSGVETQQA, from the coding sequence ATGCAAACTCAAATGCGCAAGATCCCCGTCACCATCGTCACAGGCTTTCTCGGCAGCGGCAAGACCACGCTGCTGCGGCATATTCTTCAGCATGCGGGCGGCAAGCGCATTGCGGTGATCGTCAACGAGTTCGGCGAGCTGGGCATCGACGGGGAAATTCTCAAGGGTTGCGGAATCGGTTGCGATGAAAACGGCGTCGAAACCGAAGGCCAGTTGTATGAACTGGCAAACGGGTGTTTGTGCTGCACCGTGCAGGAAGAGTTTTTTCCGGTGATGGAGAAACTGGTCGAGCGCCGCGATCAGATCGATCACGTGCTGATCGAAACGTCGGGTCTCGCGTTGCCGAAGCCGCTGGTGCAGGCGTTCAACTGGCCGCAGATCAAGAACAGTTTTACCGTGGACGCCGTGGTCACCGTGGTGGACGGACCGGCTGCGGCGAGCGGCCAGTTCGCCGACAATCCGCTTGCCGTGGATGCGCAACGCAAGGCCGATCCGAATCTCGATCACGAATCGCCGTTGCACGAGTTGTTCGAGGATCAGTTGTCCGCCGCCGATCTGGTGATTCTGAACAAAACGGATTTGCTCGACGACGCGCAGCAAAGCGCGGTCGAACTTTCGATCCGGGAAGAAATTCCGCCGCAAGTGAAGATCGTGCGCGCGCAGATGGGCCAGCTCGATCTGCACGCGTTGCTGGGCCTCGAAGCGGCTTCGGAAGATACGATCCACCTGCGCCACGATCACCACGGTTCCGCCGAGGACGCCGACCACCACCACGACGAATTCGATTCGGTGGTCGTGCACGCGAATGCACCGTCGCGCGAGGCGGTGATCGCCGCGCTGCAAGGGCTCGTCGAAACGAACACGATCTACCGCGTCAAAGGTTTCGCGGCGCTGCCGGGCGCGGCGATGCGCCTGGTGATTCAGGGCGTGGGCCGCCGCTTCGACAGCTATTTCGATCGACGCTGGCAGGCCGGTGAAAGCGGCCCGAGCCGCTTCGTGCTGATTGGCGAGGATCTCGATCAGGCCGCGTTGCAGCGTGCGTTCGACACGGCGCTCGGCGTGCCTTCGGGCGTCGAAACACAACAGGCGTAA